CCTGTTGACAGCAAGAGCACATGAGGAGGTTGACTGTTCCCCAGATCCTCCAGTATACCAGAACCCAAGACTTTAATTCTTCATACAGAGCACTCAGGTAGTCATGGACCTCCCAGCTTTTAtgcctaaaacacacacacatgaaaaagacattttaataagGGTTAAGAAGTGAGGGACATGAGGGATGAGGGAAAATTCCAATTACCTGGTGTGACTGTACATGATGTTTCCATGAGGGTCGACGTTGATTTTGCCAGGAATACAGCTGATCTTTCTTTCGGTGTCTTTGGTTAGAAGTTTAAAGCAGAGACCACATCTAGATCCAAGAGGACACAATGTGAGCTAGATGCGTAACAACGGTACAAACCCAGGGCAAACCCACCTGTAAAGAGTAGCAGCATTCCCAGGAGAATCCGGGTTGTTAAAATCGTGATCAAAAAGCCTCTCAATTTTCTTCTGGAACAATTTGCTGGGAATTACATGTCACTGTTAAGTGTGTGTTCACTAAAAGTACTGCGCACAAACTGAAAGTAATATATTTTGTTCAATACCTTTTGAATTTGTCCTTTTTGTCCTTAATCTCATCTGCCTCATTGTGGTTGAAGAGGTCTGCTATGCGTGTGGTGAGGTTACTGTTGATGCAGTTCATGTTGCATGGTGTTGCTACAATGGCACTCATGTGTTGGTGACAGTACTGGACACATTCCTCAACCTACAAAACCAGTACATCATTGCgcttaaaatgacattttttttggtgttattAAAGGTGAAAATACTGTGATTAAATGAGAGTAGTATAATCAATAAACGAACATGTAGCCATCATGCAGCATGCACAGAACGCTGGTCACCCAGCACCCAGCCTCCATTCCTACACTTACTAATGCATCCATCTTCAAGAACTCGGAGGAGATCAGGATTGAGATCACATTGCTGGGTTCTGTAACcgacaaacaccacacaacaaatgacaaaaacaacgaaaaacacacaacacacacaatcatctgAGACCAACAGCTGTCAACAGTGATCACCATTGCTGCCAAACATGGAACAAGCATCCACAGAAATCTGAAAAGGGTGCAGCCACATCCACGTTAAACAGGAGCTGGGTTACGTGTATTTACCTAGTCTGGGTTTCTCGTGATGACCCTGCACGTCTGCCTGCCTCTTCACATAATTCATCAGCCAGTCAAAGATTTGAACATCGCAGTGCACAGAGATGTCCACCTCGTCCCAGCGTTGGGCGTCCACAGACAGGTACTCTGCGAAGTAGCGCATCTCCTTCACCAACACGTCGCGGGGGCACACAAAGTCTTGTTTCAGGTTCTTAGCTTCATCACAGACATGGATAACCATATTGGGACTGCAGAAGGAGATTGATTTCAATGTATAGTAAAAGAAATGCCTGATATTTTGGGACAAGCAATTTGCTACAGCAGTGTACCCTCTTGTGCCTTTAaccttctctccttcttctgGGGCGGCACTGCTCTCATGCTCCGCTGCTGTTCCCCTTCCTTAGGGAAAGGCAGAATCACAGCTCAGAAGAGGACTGGCCGATCATTAAAAACCCGCTGGGGCACTTCAGGGAACTGTGGCCATTCTTCATACACACCTGAGACTGAGAGGGTGCTTTGACTGGTCCGTGTGTCCACCACCTCTCCGCTGCTGTCAAGCAAAGTTGCCTTGATGTAGGAGGACAGTGTTTCAGACAGTGAGCTTCCACCTGTGGTTAGTGAGTTGCACTGATCATCCAGCAGGGGGAAACCGCCCGTGCTCTTCAGTTCCTCAAACCTCCGGGCACACTggacaaagaaaacacagattGCCATTAAAAAGATATTAGACCATCCCTGTCCATGTAAGTTGTGTCAGACCAACGAGTATCCAGTAAAATGGTAAAGGGTCAGAATTGTGATTTGGATTAATATGGCATGGATACTGCAGTATTATAGGTTCTGTGTTTAAAATGCACCACAATTCAAGCACAGATGTAAAGTTTACCTCCTTGGGGGTGAATCCCGGCACCAGCCTGGCTACATTTTCCCAGTTAATGGGTTGAGGCATTCCCCACAGAGAACTCAGAACCATATCCAGGACCAGAGCATTGTTGTCATATGGGAAATTATTGTTGATTGAGCAGAGTCGACTCATTTCTTAGAGAGAACAAGAACACACACGACAAGGTCTTCCAAAATTAGATTTTGTGAGGTACTATCAGCAGAGGCAATACCGTAAACGGCAATATTCTTGTCTTGTTCGGAAATACAGTTTAAGGGTAATTCTTCAACTATTGCATATCTTGTGTCCCTGGAATAATGTTTTTACTATCCTGCCTTTGTACCCAAAGAATAAAACAGTATTATGGGATCTTTGTTTTAGGATTTTCAGAAAAgagtggttttattttaatggtattaaagacaaaaaaatgaaccaCAGTTGAGGAATTATCCGTAAACAGAaagtacaaaaataattttgacAAAAATGCACACGCCATACATTATAGATTCAAACATATATCATATTTAGGCTTGGTTTTGCAGGCAAAAAGTAAACCATGtggatgtaatttttttgccaTACTTGCATGTGGCTGCTTGATGTAATTCAGCAGAGCTCCTCTTCAGCTCAGGACTTGCCGTCCCCACGAACTGGGTCTGCTGGACCTGGGCTGCTTTCGGCCATGCAACTAAAACATGACGACACGCAGATGCCCTGCAAACACGGCACGCGGTTTACGATGCTACAGATGAACACTAGCAGGctaatgttaaaaataaaatcacaaaaaactgcTGCTtcataagaaacacacaacaatttCGGGTTTAGTGAATTATCCCGACATTTATGAATTCTATAtctattattttttgtaaataactAATGGTATATAAACTAAAGTTGCCGGCTGTAC
Above is a genomic segment from Denticeps clupeoides chromosome 8, fDenClu1.1, whole genome shotgun sequence containing:
- the sanbr gene encoding uncharacterized protein KIAA1841 → MSRLCSINNNFPYDNNALVLDMVLSSLWGMPQPINWENVARLVPGFTPKECARRFEELKSTGGFPLLDDQCNSLTTGGSSLSETLSSYIKATLLDSSGEVVDTRTSQSTLSVSGRGTAAEHESSAAPEEGEKVKGTRGPNMVIHVCDEAKNLKQDFVCPRDVLVKEMRYFAEYLSVDAQRWDEVDISVHCDVQIFDWLMNYVKRQADVQGHHEKPRLEPSNVISILISSEFLKMDALVEECVQYCHQHMSAIVATPCNMNCINSNLTTRIADLFNHNEADEIKDKKDKFKSKLFQKKIERLFDHDFNNPDSPGNAATLYRCGLCFKLLTKDTERKISCIPGKINVDPHGNIMYSHTRHKSWEVHDYLSALYEELKSWVLVYWRIWGTVNLLMCSCCQQTFLCTELSQCKYHPEAVQYPSFGTEQDWHGTGLYTCCNQRVLRFDPTGMPKGCKMRDHVVRAMDGRGCGDQVNSAQIKVLNDLLLHRDAVCVSGAPGPESGSPEEPPPVGVKIVDCNILLEPGVLASHKPGEIAAFSLLKNWSLQLRQQSLLSEDEDYTTGSEVTEDEVGDEEEVSKKQAAKKARKCSRPLKRQVSSPNIQRREKATEKALSRDSTPFTVSIQKSKWDSSRSMRFNQDAQREEDQRRMVEIIGHLTKLRFGDVEQHRLKDVKEYAGGIYSRLEAQFKTTAQGGGRHSTSDKALRAKGRFGQSRPT